GTTAACCACTGTGAAGAGTGTTCCATATTCTGTTCTTTTCATTGTTATTTGACCATCTTTTACTAATGATTTAAGTTTCCTTTGAATTGTGGTAAGAGGGTACTTTTTAAGCGAGTTTCCTCGGCCTTCTCTGTAACTTAAATCATCCTGTAAATTTCTTAATGACCTTAGGAACTGCCCCCTTTGCAAATGCATTCCGGCATGTTCTATTCCATCATGCGAAAAGACCGCATTCCCGATAATGTAGAAAAAGATTCTAAACTTAACGGGGTCGTTCCATATGTCATTTTGAAAAATCTCTCTACTTATTTGGAATGCGCCTTTCATGAGATCGACCCCTTATAACGGTATTTCTTTCTCCCTCCCAACCCACCGATGCTTAATCACCAGTGAGTCAGGATGGACCTTTTTTATGTGCCAATATTCGACATTTAATCCCACCCAGTTAATCGCCTCTTTTTGTACTCTGGTTGGCTTTTTCATATAACTCACCCCTGGTATTTAGTAAGTTCTAATCGGAGACACATAAACCGATACGTCTTCATCGTTTGTCAGAACAAAAGGCGACAATATTCCTGTGAATTTTATGAAAACCTTCTCGGACTCTAGTTTTTCGTGAACTTCAAGGGCGTCTCTCATCCGTTCGTTATCGTAAGAAATAGTTTCCATGCTTCCTGATATTTCGGTAGTTGGGAGCCTGTAATCTAATTCATTTTCGTGGTGGCGAATGTTGAAATTGATCCGCTTTTTTTCATCAATAGTCACATTTACAATCTTATGCCTTTTGGATTTAAGCATTTTGAACATTTGATTCATTGATCTGTGCATCTGAAGCCAAACCTTAATTTGCTCTCTATCAAGAGTAATAACGTGTTTGTAATTCTCACCACCTATTGACCTGAAGATATCTGGGAATTTTCCTGTTGCAAATTCTAATGTGTTAGGATTTATCAGATAATCTTGGTCAAACCCATGCAAATTTTC
The DNA window shown above is from Salipaludibacillus agaradhaerens and carries:
- a CDS encoding DUF6906 family protein, coding for MKKPTRVQKEAINWVGLNVEYWHIKKVHPDSLVIKHRWVGREKEIPL
- a CDS encoding beta clamp domain-containing protein, which codes for MSDINFIHSDKYSKAIELSKKFVAKVTTRPILLFVEHRKDGSIIATDSSKALIVENLHGFDQDYLINPNTLEFATGKFPDIFRSIGGENYKHVITLDREQIKVWLQMHRSMNQMFKMLKSKRHKIVNVTIDEKKRINFNIRHHENELDYRLPTTEISGSMETISYDNERMRDALEVHEKLESEKVFIKFTGILSPFVLTNDEDVSVYVSPIRTY